The segment GTGCGGCCGGTGGTCGGCGGTGGAAAACGGCGGCGTGCCGATGTCGCCGCGCAGCCCCTCGGCCAGCTCCTCGTAGGTGCCGGAGCTGGACTGAGCCACGTAGAAGAAATAGTTGATCTTGTCGACCGGCGAGCCGTAGGTGACCAGATGCTCGATCTTCTCGAGCGGAATCGGACCCTCGAGCGGATCCCGTGCGCCGCTCGCCCGATTGCTGCGCGCCAGCTCGAGCAGCGTGTCCACGGCCACCGCCGAGCCCAGACTGTGCGCGACGATCACCACGCGCTCGCAGTCCGGGTCGTCGAGCACCTGCAGGAGCTGGGCGGTCGCGTCGGTCAGCACCTTCTTGCGGCGCGCGTAGAGCTTGTCGGTCTCTTCGTAGCTCGTGTACTGCTGCACGTCGCCGACGAAGTCGGTGAGGAATTGGTTGACGCCGAGCACCGAAAGCAGGATCGGAAACGCCGACGCGACACGCGACCAGGCGACCTCATGCCATGGGAACGCCTGGCGGCCGGACAGATGGGCCCAGGCGAACTGCCCGGCAAGCACCAGCCACCAGGCGAGCAGCAGAAGGAATCCCGCGGCGAGCGCGCCGCCGAGCAGCGCGGCGAGAATCCCGAGCAGGTGGGCGGCCTCGCGCAGCAGATGATGGCGCCGCCACTCGCGCGCGAGTCGCGCCAGCGCGCCGGCGTCGGCGGGAGCCGAGTGCTGCTCGCGCCGGACGAGATCGAGGAACTGGCCGAACGAGCCCTGCGGGTAACGATCGCGATTTCCGGCCGACTGGAACGCCTCGTAGAGTTCCAGCAGCCGGGCGGTGCGAACGCGCAGTGCCGCCACGTCTTCGCGGCCTCGATCGCGGCGCTGCTGAAACAATCGGACCAATGCGGCGCGGCGCAGTCTGCGAAATTCGCGCCAGCGCCCGATCAGGAGCCAGACCGGCTTCCTGAGCTGCCGAACGAGCCAGAGGACCACCGAAAGCGCGGTGGTCCCATTCACGGTGTCGGGCGCCCAGTAGGCTTCGAAGAAGCGCAGATTGCGGGTGGGCAGCGAGCGGCGCGGATCGTCGGCGGCGACCCGGACGTAGACCACGTCGTGACCCGGTTGCGGAACGCGCGTCCCGCGCGGCAGCTCGACCTCGGCCGAGCGATCGTGGAGTCGAATGCCACCGAAGGGTGGGCCACCCCCGCGGCCCAGCTCCCAGGCCGCGTGATCCAGGCGGTCCACCAGCATGCACATCTCTTCGTAGTGCCGCTGCGAGCCCATCCCGTGGAAGTAGACGACGCCGACGTACTTCGGCCCCGGCGAGGGTTCGGCTCGTTGGGCTTCGGATTCGGGCATCAGGGCTCCGGCGAATCGAGGCGTCGCGCCTGTCACGAACGGCGACCGCACGCTAGCAGGGCGGCCGCCCGGGTTCGAGCGCGAAAGCGCCCCATTTCGGCAAGGCCGGGCGCGATGGAATCGCGCTTGGCCCGGCTCGCCCGCCGGACTACGCTCGGGACCTCGGCACGGAGGTTTCCCATGAACGAAGTGACCGCCATGGCGGCAAAGAAGACCGGGTTCGACCCGTTCGTGAGGGAAATGCTGTGGGAGCAGTTAGGCGCGGCGATCGACATGCTCGAGAACGCGGTGGACGCGTGCCCGGACGAGCTGTGGGGCGACCAGTCCCGCCATCCGCAGTTTCAGTTCTGGTACATCGTCTTCCACACACTGTTCTGGCTCGATATCGATCTCTCGGGAAACTCGAAGCATTTCGCCCCGCCCGCGCCCTTCGCGCTGGACGAGCTGGATCCGGCTGGAGCCTATCCCGATCGCGTGTACACGAAGCACGAGTTGAAGACCTACCTCGCGCACGACCGCAACAAGCTGCGCGAGGTGATCCGCGGGCTCACCGAGGCGCGGGCGCGCGAGCGCGTCGTCGTCCCCAACGCCGACCTGCCGTTCCTCGAGCTGCTGATCTACAACATGCGTCACGTTCAGCATCACACGGCGCAGCTCAACTGGATGCTGCGCCTGAAGATCGATTCCGCGCCGAAGTGGGTGAGGAAGACCGCGAGCCCGCTCGGCCTCGAGTGACGCCCCAACCGACTCAGAAAGGAACGTCATGCCCAAGATCCTCCAACCCGACTCGATCACGCAGAAGACCAAGAGCCCGCGGCGCAATGGCTCGCGGGAGATCCAGGGTTTCAAGCAGCTGGTGAAGCTGCCGATCGCGCTGTCGGACGCGGTGTGCAAGGACAGCGTCGAGAGCCTGACTCAGCTGCTGGCCGACACCATGACGCTGCGCGACCTCTACAAGAAGCACCACTGGCAGGTGGTCGGGCCGACCTTCTATTCACTGCACCTGTTGTTCGACAAGCATTACGAGGCGCAGGCCGAGCTGGTGGACACCATCGCCGAGCGCATTCAGCAGCTGGGCGGGGTGAGCATCGCCATGGCCCCCGACGTGGCCGAGACCACGATTATTCCGCGCGCGCCGAAGGGTCGTGAGTCGGTGCCGGCGCAGATCGCGCGGCTGCTCCATGCGCACGAG is part of the Candidatus Sulfotelmatobacter sp. genome and harbors:
- a CDS encoding DinB family protein; this translates as MNEVTAMAAKKTGFDPFVREMLWEQLGAAIDMLENAVDACPDELWGDQSRHPQFQFWYIVFHTLFWLDIDLSGNSKHFAPPAPFALDELDPAGAYPDRVYTKHELKTYLAHDRNKLREVIRGLTEARARERVVVPNADLPFLELLIYNMRHVQHHTAQLNWMLRLKIDSAPKWVRKTASPLGLE
- a CDS encoding DNA starvation/stationary phase protection protein gives rise to the protein MPKILQPDSITQKTKSPRRNGSREIQGFKQLVKLPIALSDAVCKDSVESLTQLLADTMTLRDLYKKHHWQVVGPTFYSLHLLFDKHYEAQAELVDTIAERIQQLGGVSIAMAPDVAETTIIPRAPKGRESVPAQIARLLHAHEVVLEEARTMAREATERGDDGTNDMIVSDVIRTNEFQVWFVAEHALDPS